The DNA region GCAGGACCCGCGCCGTCACGTAGGGGCCGGAGAGCCACTCCTCGCCGGCCTGCGGCGCGTCGGAGGGCAGCCCCTTCGCCGCGCAGGCGGCCTCCACCGCGCGGGCGGCGGTGCGGCCGACGCCCTCCAGCATCGCGCGCGCGAGCGCGGCCCGGTCGGCGAGCGAGGCGGCGGCCCAGCCCGGCGCGGCCTCGCGCAGGCGGGCGACGGCCTCGTCGAGCGCTCGGGGTTCGGTCGGCCTTGGCGCGGCGGGCATCGAGGCTCCCATGCCGGCAAGCGTACGCGAGATCCGGCCTGGCGCGCCCGTTCTCCGTGGGGCCCCGCGGGCGGCTGGCAGCGCGCCGGGGGGCCGGCCTCAGGCCGGCTCGGCGCGGCGCAGGGTCGCGAGCGTGACCTCCGGGCTCGCGTTCACGCGCACCCGGATGCCGGACATGCCGATCCCGCGGTTCACGTACAGCTGAACCGCGCCGAGCTGGTAGCGGCCGCGCACGTACGGCTCGCGGGCCACGCTGGCGAGGAACAGCGGCGTGAGGATGGGGATGTTGATCTGGCCCCCGTGCGTGTGGCCGGAGAGGCAGACCATGGGCCGGTCCAGGTGGCGCAGCTTGTCCGCGGTGCGCGGGCCGTGCGCCAGCACCAGCGGCGCGACGCCCGCCGGCAGCCCCTTCACCGCGCGTTGCACGTCGTCGCGCCGGGTGAGGTGGTCGCCGACGCCGACCACGTGCAGCGGCGCGCCGCGCAGCCGGATCGAGGTCCACCCGTTCTCCAGCACCTCGTACCCGTGCCCCTTCAGCGCGCCGGCCGCGCCGTCGGGATCCACCCAGACGTCGTGGTTGCCGAGCACCGCGATGGTGGGGGCCACCAGGCCGCCGAGCAGGTCGTGCATGGCCGCGAGCTCGCGCCGGCTGTGCGAGAGGTAGTCGCCGGTCAGGACCACCAGGTCGGGCGCGAACGCGTTCGCGTCCTCGATGGCGGCGCGGACCGTGGCCGCCGGCGTGCGCGGGCCGACGTGCAGGTCCGAGAGCTGCGCCACGCGCAGGCCGTCGTGGGCGGGGTCGAGCCCGGGCACCTCGAACGTCACCGGGTCGGTGTCGGGGAGCCGGGGCTCGGCGGCGCTCGAGGCGGCGGGCACCAGGCCGGCCGCCCCGGCCGCGCCCAGCAACGCCGCACCCTTCAGGAACTGCCGCCGTCCGAACCGATCCATCGAGCCCGCTCCTCCCGCCTTCGGCGGCCCATGCCGCGCCGCGTGAAGGTTGGAACCTCCGGGCGCCGGAAGCGATTCCACGCCCGGGCACGCCGGCCACGTCGAGGGCCCCGCCTCGGAGCGACGCGCCGGCCGGGCCGGATGTTCAACGCCCCGGCCGCTCAGCGCTTTCGGGCCGCCACCTTGCGGAGGTGCGCGAGCACCACCTCGTCCACCGTGCCGTCCTTGCGGGTGCGGCCCTCCAGGTTCTCCCACCCCTGGAAGTCCTCCAGCGCCTGCTGGCTCGCCGCGTCCCAGGCGCCGCTCGGCGCGGCGGGCGGCTTCAGGAACCCGAGCCGCAGGAGCAGGCCCTGCACCTCGCGCGCGACCTTCGCGTCGAGCGGGACCGCCCGCAGCGTCTCGCCGAAGTAGAACTGGTGCACGTCGCGGTAGAGCCGGGTCAGCTCGGCGATGGGCCGAGGGTGGTCGTCCACGCGCAGGTCCACCCAGACGTCGCCGGAGCCGCCGTACCCGCCGCCCGGCTTCACCACGAGCAACGCCGCGCTCTCCATGCCGCGCCGGTCGCCGCCCGCCGCCTGCCCGGCGGCGAGCGCCGCGAGGAGCCGCTCGGCGAGCGGCTTGCCCGCGTCGCGCGCCGCCTGGTAGGCGCGGGCCATCGCCTCCGGCACCGCGCGCCCGGCCAGGATGTTCCCCTGCACCGAGAAGCCGGGGCCGGTGACGTGGCTGGCGTGGTCGAAGCACCGCGCGCCGGTGTACGCGGCGGCGTTGCCCTTCGCGTCCACCAGGCCGATCTGCCGGTCGGCGGCCTGCGGGTCGGCCGCCACCAGCCGCCGCACCACCTCCTCCGCCGGCACGCCCGCGGCGAGCAGCCGCAGCGCCTCCGCGCGCCAGGCCTCGTTCGCGAGCGCCTGCGTCGCGACGCCGCCGACGCCGGCGCGCGCGGCGGGCACGAGCGCGCCCACCGCCGGGAACTTGGACTGCACCGCCACGCCGATCTGGCCGGTGGCCGGATCGGCGGCGACGATGCTGAAGGTGCCGAGCGCGAGCGCGAGCAGGGGAGCGATCACCGTGACCTCCGGGGTTGACGCGCCGCCCGGCGGGGCCGAAGGTAGCGCTCCTCGGGACGCCGGGCGGGAGGGAACGTGGCGAGGATCCTCGACAGGGCGCCGGAGTTCAAGCTGCGGGCGGTGCGCGGGCGGGG from Anaeromyxobacter dehalogenans 2CP-C includes:
- a CDS encoding metallophosphoesterase, which encodes MDRFGRRQFLKGAALLGAAGAAGLVPAASSAAEPRLPDTDPVTFEVPGLDPAHDGLRVAQLSDLHVGPRTPAATVRAAIEDANAFAPDLVVLTGDYLSHSRRELAAMHDLLGGLVAPTIAVLGNHDVWVDPDGAAGALKGHGYEVLENGWTSIRLRGAPLHVVGVGDHLTRRDDVQRAVKGLPAGVAPLVLAHGPRTADKLRHLDRPMVCLSGHTHGGQINIPILTPLFLASVAREPYVRGRYQLGAVQLYVNRGIGMSGIRVRVNASPEVTLATLRRAEPA
- a CDS encoding DUF1028 domain-containing protein, whose protein sequence is MIAPLLALALGTFSIVAADPATGQIGVAVQSKFPAVGALVPAARAGVGGVATQALANEAWRAEALRLLAAGVPAEEVVRRLVAADPQAADRQIGLVDAKGNAAAYTGARCFDHASHVTGPGFSVQGNILAGRAVPEAMARAYQAARDAGKPLAERLLAALAAGQAAGGDRRGMESAALLVVKPGGGYGGSGDVWVDLRVDDHPRPIAELTRLYRDVHQFYFGETLRAVPLDAKVAREVQGLLLRLGFLKPPAAPSGAWDAASQQALEDFQGWENLEGRTRKDGTVDEVVLAHLRKVAARKR